From Sphingomonas bisphenolicum, one genomic window encodes:
- a CDS encoding lytic murein transglycosylase, whose translation MRDSLRSSVLSLLLGLATVVAGSIAVGPAQAQDGADFRAYLESLRPKARAMGIRDATLDSVFPTLTPNPRVVQLDQSQPGGGAYSPIPNFEPYRRQHVDAARISRGRTAYQANRSRLARIEAETGVPEEIMVAIYGHETNYGSYTGDFDLIRSLATLAHEGRRRALFEPELLATLKMLDNGVPRSRLVGSWAGATGYPQFLPSVYLRIAKDGDGDGKADIWTSEADALASIANYFVQSGWRKGQPWGIAITVPASFNRAAVVAKTEPARCPRVFNRHSRWLTMAEWRKLGLFPASGVWPADNMLATLLEPDGPGKTAYLLTSNYRAILDYNCSNFYALSVGLLADAVKQ comes from the coding sequence ATGAGGGATTCTTTGCGTTCATCCGTCCTGTCCTTGTTGCTGGGCCTTGCCACCGTCGTTGCTGGCAGCATCGCCGTGGGGCCAGCGCAGGCGCAGGATGGTGCGGATTTCCGCGCCTATCTGGAAAGCCTGCGGCCCAAAGCGCGGGCCATGGGCATTCGCGACGCCACGCTGGACAGCGTATTTCCGACGCTGACGCCCAATCCGCGCGTCGTGCAGCTCGACCAGAGCCAACCGGGCGGGGGCGCCTATTCCCCTATTCCCAATTTCGAGCCCTATCGCCGCCAGCATGTCGACGCCGCGCGGATCAGCCGGGGCCGAACCGCCTATCAGGCCAACCGGTCGCGGCTCGCCCGGATCGAGGCGGAGACGGGTGTGCCGGAGGAGATCATGGTCGCCATCTACGGCCATGAGACCAATTATGGCTCCTATACCGGCGATTTCGACCTGATCCGGTCGCTCGCGACGCTGGCGCATGAAGGGCGGCGGCGGGCCTTGTTCGAGCCGGAACTGCTCGCCACGCTCAAGATGCTGGACAATGGCGTGCCGCGCAGCCGGCTGGTCGGCAGTTGGGCGGGGGCGACGGGCTATCCGCAATTCCTGCCGTCCGTCTATCTGCGCATCGCCAAGGATGGCGATGGCGACGGGAAGGCTGACATCTGGACGAGCGAGGCCGATGCGCTGGCTTCCATCGCCAATTATTTCGTCCAGTCGGGATGGCGCAAGGGGCAGCCCTGGGGCATCGCGATCACGGTGCCGGCGAGTTTCAACCGCGCCGCCGTGGTCGCCAAGACCGAGCCGGCGCGTTGCCCGCGGGTGTTCAATCGGCACAGCCGCTGGCTGACCATGGCGGAATGGCGCAAGCTGGGGCTGTTCCCGGCCAGCGGCGTCTGGCCCGCGGACAATATGCTGGCGACGCTGCTGGAACCCGATGGGCCGGGCAAGACCGCCTATTTGCTGACCAGCAATTATCGGGCGATCCTGGATTATAATTGTTCCAATTTCTATGCCTTGTCGGTGGGATTGCTGGCGGATGCTGTCAAACAATAA
- a CDS encoding RlpA-like double-psi beta-barrel domain-containing protein — MLSNNKGLFVTAMMLALAGGGAGAAQPQRAGTIGSGPMVGDTLVPLGPPYMVGGVTYIPADPVSYDEVGYAGTVEDGSQGGATATGEAFVPTAITAAHKTLPLPSYVEVTALDSGRTILVRVNDRGPMRSDQLIALSPGAAAQLGVTGMAPVRVRRVNPPDQERAVLRSHGQAADRLETPAALLKVLRGKLGPLRIAATPPTRTPVAAKPKPVIAQAKSVGASRPGADFDMPAPKPVAQPAKTPPAPTPVPAPPKTSGYVVQVGAFSSQTRANALAQKLGARVEASGGIWRVRLGPYATQQAAQAGVRTAAAKGFENARIMANDAR; from the coding sequence ATGCTGTCAAACAATAAGGGGCTGTTCGTCACAGCCATGATGCTGGCGCTGGCCGGTGGCGGGGCAGGTGCCGCGCAGCCGCAAAGGGCCGGTACGATCGGATCGGGGCCGATGGTCGGCGATACGCTGGTCCCGTTGGGGCCGCCCTATATGGTGGGTGGTGTAACCTATATACCGGCCGATCCGGTTTCCTATGACGAGGTCGGCTATGCCGGCACTGTCGAGGATGGCAGCCAGGGGGGCGCGACCGCGACGGGCGAAGCCTTCGTGCCCACCGCCATCACCGCCGCGCACAAGACCTTGCCCTTGCCCAGCTATGTCGAAGTGACGGCGCTGGACAGCGGCCGGACGATCCTGGTCCGGGTCAATGACCGGGGACCGATGCGGAGCGACCAGTTGATCGCACTGTCGCCGGGCGCTGCGGCGCAACTGGGCGTGACCGGAATGGCACCGGTGCGGGTGCGGCGGGTCAATCCGCCCGATCAGGAACGCGCGGTGCTGCGCAGCCATGGCCAGGCGGCCGATCGGCTGGAAACGCCGGCGGCCTTGCTCAAGGTGTTGCGCGGCAAGCTCGGTCCCTTGCGGATCGCGGCGACTCCGCCGACCCGCACGCCGGTCGCGGCCAAGCCTAAGCCGGTGATCGCGCAGGCCAAGTCTGTCGGCGCCAGCCGGCCGGGCGCGGATTTCGATATGCCTGCGCCCAAACCCGTCGCGCAGCCGGCCAAGACGCCGCCAGCGCCCACGCCCGTGCCCGCTCCGCCGAAGACCAGCGGCTATGTCGTGCAGGTCGGCGCATTTTCCTCCCAGACCCGCGCCAACGCCCTCGCGCAGAAGCTGGGTGCGCGCGTCGAAGCCAGCGGCGGCATATGGCGCGTAAGGCTTGGGCCTTACGCCACCCAGCAGGCCGCGCAGGCCGGCGTACGGACGGCGGCAGCCAAGGGCTTTGAGAATGCCCGCATCATGGCTAATGACGCGCGATAG
- a CDS encoding D-alanyl-D-alanine carboxypeptidase family protein gives MKKSVAVLLAVGLLAQPLIAAAPPYTSEAPIAYMKDLSSGAVLYDKGGETRMPPASLAKMMTAHVAFRLIQKGELKLDTKFTVRPETWKQWHGPQAGSTMFLSAGEQVSVENLLHGIVTLSGNDACVVLAEGISGTEQAFVAAMNEEAKRLGLKNSHFGTSNGWPDEGVTYVTAEDLAKLAEATIVETPDLYKRFYATRAFTWGKTMGGSDIAQANRNPILGKIPGADGLKTGHTEEAGYGFTGSAEQDGRRLIIVTAGSTSFNGRATEAVRFMDWGFKAWKAQPLFKKGQTVETAAVQLGSATSVALVAPQNLAVTLPRTASANVQVKVVYTGPIKAPIAKGQQIAQLIVQTPDTPPQIMPLVAGEDVAEAGFFGRLWNGMKSLFA, from the coding sequence ATGAAGAAATCCGTTGCAGTCCTCCTCGCCGTCGGGCTGCTGGCCCAGCCACTGATCGCGGCTGCGCCGCCCTATACCAGCGAAGCGCCGATCGCCTATATGAAGGATCTGTCGTCGGGCGCGGTGCTGTACGACAAGGGGGGCGAGACCCGCATGCCCCCGGCGTCGCTGGCCAAGATGATGACCGCGCATGTCGCCTTTCGCCTGATTCAGAAGGGCGAACTGAAACTCGACACCAAATTCACCGTGCGCCCGGAAACCTGGAAGCAATGGCATGGGCCGCAGGCGGGTTCGACCATGTTCCTGTCCGCCGGCGAACAGGTGTCGGTCGAAAATCTGCTGCATGGTATCGTTACTCTGTCGGGCAATGACGCCTGCGTCGTGCTGGCGGAGGGCATTTCCGGGACGGAGCAGGCCTTCGTCGCGGCGATGAACGAGGAAGCCAAGCGGCTTGGCCTGAAGAACAGCCATTTCGGCACCAGCAATGGCTGGCCGGACGAAGGCGTGACCTATGTCACCGCCGAAGACCTCGCCAAGCTGGCCGAGGCGACGATCGTCGAGACGCCCGACCTCTACAAGCGTTTCTATGCCACCCGCGCCTTCACCTGGGGCAAGACCATGGGCGGGTCGGATATCGCGCAGGCCAATCGCAACCCGATCCTGGGCAAGATTCCCGGCGCCGACGGACTGAAAACCGGGCATACCGAGGAGGCCGGATATGGTTTCACGGGTTCTGCCGAACAGGATGGTCGTCGCCTGATCATCGTCACCGCAGGTTCCACCAGCTTCAACGGCCGCGCCACCGAAGCCGTCCGCTTCATGGACTGGGGCTTCAAGGCGTGGAAAGCGCAGCCTTTGTTCAAGAAGGGGCAGACGGTCGAAACGGCGGCCGTGCAACTGGGCAGCGCCACGAGCGTGGCGCTGGTCGCGCCGCAGAATCTGGCCGTTACCCTGCCGCGTACGGCGTCGGCCAACGTGCAGGTGAAGGTGGTCTATACCGGCCCGATCAAGGCGCCGATCGCCAAGGGGCAGCAGATCGCCCAGTTGATCGTCCAGACGCCGGACACGCCGCCGCAGATCATGCCGCTGGTGGCGGGTGAAGATGTCGCCGAAGCGGGCTTTTTCGGTCGGTTGTGGAATGGCATGAAGTCGCTCTTCGCTTGA
- the tmk gene encoding dTMP kinase, which yields MSQGKFISLEGGEGAGKSTQLRALAAALRARGVEVVETREPGGSDGAEAIRALLLTGGADRWSPRAEALLFAAARADHIEKTIRPALVRGAWVLSDRFLDSSRAYQGQGALSDADILTLHRIGSDGFLPDRTLLLTLAEEEATGRAKARDGDAEDRIGGRASDFHRAVADAFSRFARDEGERVRAIDASGPAEVVTVRLLDAIEDLLP from the coding sequence TTGAGTCAAGGCAAGTTCATTAGCCTGGAAGGCGGCGAGGGCGCGGGCAAATCGACCCAGTTGCGCGCGCTGGCCGCCGCTTTGCGCGCACGCGGGGTGGAGGTGGTCGAGACGCGCGAGCCGGGCGGCAGCGACGGAGCGGAGGCGATCCGCGCCCTGCTGCTGACCGGCGGGGCCGACCGCTGGAGCCCGCGCGCCGAAGCTCTGCTGTTCGCGGCGGCGCGGGCGGACCATATCGAAAAGACGATCCGTCCGGCGCTGGTGCGGGGCGCGTGGGTGCTATCCGACCGGTTCCTCGATTCGAGCCGGGCCTATCAAGGGCAGGGTGCTTTGTCCGACGCCGACATATTGACGCTGCACCGGATCGGCAGCGACGGCTTTCTGCCCGACCGCACCCTGCTGCTGACGCTGGCCGAAGAGGAAGCGACCGGGCGGGCCAAGGCGCGTGACGGCGATGCCGAAGACCGGATCGGCGGGCGGGCGAGCGACTTTCATCGCGCCGTGGCCGACGCCTTCAGCCGCTTCGCGCGCGATGAGGGCGAACGCGTCCGTGCGATCGATGCGTCCGGCCCGGCCGAGGTCGTGACGGTACGACTGCTCGACGCGATCGAAGACTTGCTGCCATGA